One window of the Mycobacterium haemophilum DSM 44634 genome contains the following:
- a CDS encoding class I SAM-dependent methyltransferase, which produces MNCDNNPSQDPLELTRGLLNTTAVLRNGFLDVLGESTSSLAPTLAQRAMNSRFVATVYERLWRPTSFYAASGVTTRAEQHRAAAALRLSNATRLLDVACGPGNFTAPLAQRLPDGSLAVGFDISAPMLTRAVLDNSGPRTCYVRGDAHLLPFDDETFDAVCCFGALYLMPEPFRVAHEMVRVLRPGGRIAILTSYAGQAAAVRYALTTAARSIGLTVFDRQTFVDLFSSAGLVNIQQQAQRVLQFVTASKPG; this is translated from the coding sequence GTGAATTGCGACAACAACCCAAGCCAGGACCCGCTCGAGTTGACCCGCGGTCTGCTCAACACGACCGCCGTCCTGCGGAACGGTTTTTTGGACGTGCTGGGCGAATCGACGAGTTCTTTGGCCCCGACCTTGGCTCAGCGGGCCATGAACAGCCGGTTCGTTGCGACCGTGTACGAACGGCTGTGGCGCCCGACCTCCTTTTACGCCGCCAGCGGCGTCACCACCCGAGCCGAGCAGCATCGCGCGGCGGCGGCGCTGCGTCTATCGAATGCGACACGATTGCTCGACGTCGCTTGCGGGCCAGGCAATTTCACCGCGCCGCTGGCACAACGACTGCCGGACGGCAGCCTCGCGGTCGGATTCGACATTTCTGCGCCGATGCTAACGCGAGCAGTGCTGGACAACAGCGGACCGCGGACATGTTATGTCCGCGGTGACGCGCACCTGCTGCCCTTTGACGATGAAACATTCGACGCTGTCTGCTGTTTCGGCGCGCTGTACCTGATGCCGGAGCCGTTCCGGGTCGCGCACGAGATGGTGCGAGTGCTCCGGCCTGGCGGCCGGATCGCGATCCTGACCAGCTATGCCGGGCAAGCCGCTGCGGTCCGGTACGCCCTGACCACTGCCGCCCGCTCGATCGGGCTCACGGTCTTCGACCGACAGACGTTCGTCGACCTGTTTTCGTCGGCCGGGCTGGTGAACATCCAGCAGCAAGCACAACGCGTGCTGCAGTTCGTCACCGCCAGTAAGCCCGGATGA
- a CDS encoding helix-turn-helix domain-containing protein, translating to MVKRYRLEGAAAFEPRSRRPHTSPTRLPQATIDLIIGLRNDLASKGLDHGPHTIAWHLRHHHGLVVSVPSIHRHLAAAGLITSTP from the coding sequence CTGGTCAAGCGTTATCGCCTCGAAGGTGCGGCCGCGTTCGAGCCACGCTCGCGTCGGCCGCACACCAGCCCGACCCGGCTGCCCCAGGCCACCATCGATCTGATCATTGGCCTGCGCAACGATCTGGCCAGCAAAGGACTCGACCACGGGCCCCACACCATCGCCTGGCACCTGCGCCATCACCACGGTCTAGTGGTGTCGGTGCCCAGCATCCACCGTCACCTGGCAGCGGCCGGCTTGATCACCTCCACCCCTTAG
- a CDS encoding integrase core domain-containing protein: MRFAAEQPNERWQADFTHWWLADATHVEILNWIDDHARYALSVTAHRRVTGSIVLAEFRKAIATHGIPYSTLTDNGMVFTTCFSGGKGGRNHFETELHRLGVTQINSTPNHPTTCGKVERFHQTLKKWLTAQPRATTITELQTQLNEFTDIYNRHRPHRELPHHATPATTYTARPKATPSKQPDTHNRVRRDRIDQFGKLTLRHAGQLHHIGIGRTHAHTRVLLLIQDLNIRIINAATGELIRQLILDPTRNYQPRTAPSTHPKKKPEP, encoded by the coding sequence ATCCGCTTTGCCGCCGAACAACCCAACGAACGCTGGCAAGCCGACTTCACCCACTGGTGGCTCGCCGACGCTACCCACGTCGAGATCTTGAACTGGATCGACGATCACGCCCGCTACGCCCTCTCGGTCACCGCCCATCGCCGCGTCACCGGCTCCATCGTCCTAGCCGAATTCCGCAAAGCCATAGCCACCCATGGCATTCCATACTCAACCTTGACCGACAACGGCATGGTGTTCACCACCTGCTTCTCCGGCGGCAAAGGCGGACGCAACCACTTTGAAACCGAACTGCACCGCCTAGGCGTCACCCAGATCAACTCCACGCCTAATCACCCGACCACCTGCGGAAAAGTCGAGCGCTTCCACCAGACCCTCAAAAAATGGCTCACCGCCCAGCCCCGCGCTACCACCATCACCGAACTACAAACCCAACTTAATGAGTTCACCGACATCTACAACCGCCACCGCCCACACCGCGAACTACCCCATCACGCCACCCCGGCAACCACCTACACCGCCCGACCCAAAGCCACCCCCAGCAAACAGCCCGACACCCACAACCGAGTCCGCCGCGACCGCATCGACCAATTCGGAAAACTCACCCTGCGCCACGCCGGACAACTCCACCACATCGGCATCGGCCGAACCCACGCCCACACCCGTGTCCTGTTACTCATCCAAGACCTCAACATCCGAATCATCAACGCCGCCACCGGCGAACTCATCCGCCAGCTAATACTGGACCCGACCAGGAACTACCAACCCCGCACCGCCCCCAGCACCCACCCAAAGAAAAAGCCCGAACCCTAA
- the glpR gene encoding gephyrin-like molybdotransferase receptor GlpR — protein MPSIPQSLLWISLVVLWLFVLVPMLISKRDAVRRTSDVALATRVLNGDAGVRLLKRGRPAAGHRSDPDWKPDEDWRQDSVEGEFADADQDLDEDQDQNVDDMRRPRPVVMEVAAAGPTDPDYLDVDVVEDSAALPAGENGEVTEPVLLAADAEAEHEQGDRYEYVDDSSGLELEQQDDESPATVAPAVSRQRRYDTKTAAAVSARKYAFRKRVLMVMAIILVGSATAAFEVDSSAWWICGSATAVTVLYLAYLRRQTRIEEKVRRRRIHRMARARLGVENARDREFDVVPSRLRRPGAVVLEIDDEDPIFEHLDYEMPIRTFGWPRDLPRAVGQ, from the coding sequence ATGCCGAGCATCCCCCAATCGCTGCTGTGGATTTCGTTGGTGGTGCTGTGGCTGTTCGTGCTGGTGCCGATGCTGATCAGCAAACGTGACGCGGTTCGGCGCACCAGCGATGTGGCGTTGGCGACTCGGGTGCTCAACGGCGATGCCGGTGTCCGACTGCTCAAGCGAGGCCGTCCCGCCGCCGGTCATCGCAGCGACCCCGACTGGAAGCCGGATGAGGACTGGCGGCAGGACTCGGTCGAGGGTGAGTTCGCCGATGCTGACCAGGACCTCGACGAAGACCAGGACCAAAACGTCGACGATATGCGGCGTCCACGTCCGGTGGTCATGGAGGTTGCGGCGGCCGGGCCCACCGATCCCGACTACCTGGACGTCGACGTCGTCGAGGATTCGGCGGCGCTGCCGGCCGGGGAAAACGGCGAGGTAACTGAGCCCGTCCTGCTTGCCGCCGACGCTGAGGCTGAGCACGAGCAAGGTGACCGGTACGAATACGTCGACGACTCGTCGGGCCTAGAGCTCGAGCAGCAGGACGACGAGTCGCCGGCGACAGTCGCGCCGGCTGTTTCACGGCAGCGTCGGTACGACACCAAGACCGCCGCCGCGGTCAGTGCGCGCAAGTACGCGTTCCGCAAGCGGGTGCTGATGGTGATGGCGATCATCTTGGTCGGCTCGGCCACCGCGGCGTTCGAAGTGGATTCGAGCGCCTGGTGGATCTGCGGTAGCGCCACCGCCGTCACGGTGCTCTATCTGGCCTATTTGCGCCGGCAAACCCGGATCGAGGAGAAGGTGCGTCGCCGTCGGATCCATCGGATGGCACGTGCTCGGCTCGGCGTGGAGAACGCTCGTGACCGTGAATTTGACGTGGTCCCGTCGCGGCTGCGGCGTCCGGGCGCGGTGGTCCTGGAAATCGATGACGAGGACCCCATCTTCGAGCACCTGGACTACGAGATGCCGATCCGGACGTTTGGCTGGCCCAGGGACCTACCGCGAGCCGTGGGCCAGTAG
- a CDS encoding GNAT family N-acetyltransferase — translation MNLLRSNARHPGWPLNVGPLRVAAGVIRLRAVRLRDGAQWSRIRLADRAYLEPWEPSTDGDWVVRHSVAAWQVLCSGLRSEARKGRMLPYAIELDGNFCGQLTIGNVTHGALRSAWIGYWVSSSATGGGVATGALALGLDHCFGPVMLHRVEATVRPENAASRAVLAKVGFREEGLLRRYLEVDRAWRDHLLMALTIEEVAGSVTSSLVRAGHASWL, via the coding sequence GTGAACCTGTTGCGCTCCAATGCCCGGCACCCGGGTTGGCCGTTGAACGTGGGACCGCTGCGGGTTGCGGCTGGCGTGATCCGGTTGCGGGCGGTGCGGTTGCGCGATGGCGCGCAGTGGAGCCGCATCCGGTTGGCCGACCGCGCGTACCTCGAGCCGTGGGAACCCAGCACGGACGGCGATTGGGTGGTCCGGCACTCGGTTGCCGCGTGGCAGGTGCTGTGCTCGGGTCTGCGTTCGGAGGCCCGCAAAGGTCGCATGCTGCCGTACGCGATTGAACTCGACGGAAACTTCTGCGGTCAGTTGACCATTGGCAACGTTACCCACGGGGCGTTGCGGTCGGCGTGGATTGGCTATTGGGTATCGAGCTCGGCGACCGGTGGCGGGGTGGCAACCGGGGCGTTGGCGTTGGGCCTCGACCACTGCTTCGGCCCGGTCATGTTGCATCGGGTGGAGGCCACCGTGCGCCCCGAGAATGCGGCGAGCCGGGCCGTGCTGGCAAAGGTCGGATTCCGTGAAGAGGGCTTGTTGCGCCGCTACCTCGAGGTCGACCGGGCGTGGCGTGACCACCTGTTGATGGCCCTCACCATCGAAGAGGTCGCCGGGTCGGTGACGTCGAGCCTGGTCCGAGCCGGGCACGCTAGCTGGCTCTAG
- the glp gene encoding gephyrin-like molybdotransferase Glp, producing the protein MRSVEEQQARISAAAVAPRPIRVAIAEAQGLMCAEEVVTERPLPGFDQAAIDGYAVRSVDVMGVGESGVGESDPSDEDGREVLTLPVMGTIEAGTRTPSRLQPRQAARVQTGAPLPTLADAVLPVRWTDGGLSRVRILRGAPSGAYVRRVGDDVQPGDVAVRAGTIIGAAQVGLLAAVGRERVLVHPRPRLSVLAVGGELVDISRTPGNGQVYDVNSYALAAAGRDAGAEVNRIGIVSNDPKELGEIVEGQISRAEVVVIAGGVGGAAAEAVRSVLSELGEMEVVRVAMHPGSVQGFGQLGREGVPTFLLPANPVSALVVFEVMVRPLIRLSLGKRQPMRRIVQARTLSPITSVAGRKGYLRGQLMRDQDTGEYLVQALGGAPGASSHLLATLAEANCLVVIPSGAEQIRTGEIVDVAFLAQRG; encoded by the coding sequence GTGCGTTCTGTGGAAGAGCAGCAGGCCCGGATCTCGGCCGCCGCGGTAGCCCCGCGGCCAATCCGGGTCGCCATTGCCGAGGCACAGGGATTGATGTGCGCCGAAGAAGTGGTGACCGAACGGCCATTGCCCGGTTTCGACCAGGCCGCGATCGACGGTTACGCGGTGCGCAGCGTCGACGTCATGGGTGTCGGTGAGTCGGGTGTCGGTGAATCCGATCCATCCGATGAGGATGGGCGTGAGGTGCTGACCTTGCCGGTGATGGGAACCATCGAGGCCGGTACGCGCACACCCAGCAGGCTGCAGCCCCGCCAGGCTGCCCGAGTGCAGACCGGGGCCCCGTTGCCGACGCTGGCCGATGCGGTCCTGCCGGTGCGGTGGACCGACGGCGGCCTGTCGCGGGTGCGGATTCTGCGCGGCGCGCCGTCGGGTGCCTACGTGCGGCGCGTGGGGGACGATGTGCAGCCTGGTGACGTCGCCGTGCGCGCCGGAACGATCATCGGGGCGGCCCAGGTGGGGCTGCTCGCGGCGGTCGGCCGCGAACGAGTGCTGGTGCACCCGCGGCCACGGCTGTCGGTCCTGGCCGTAGGTGGGGAGCTGGTCGACATCTCGCGCACCCCCGGCAACGGGCAGGTGTACGACGTCAACTCGTATGCATTGGCCGCGGCCGGCCGCGATGCCGGCGCGGAGGTGAACCGCATCGGCATCGTCAGCAACGACCCGAAGGAGCTCGGCGAAATCGTCGAGGGCCAGATCAGCCGGGCCGAGGTCGTGGTGATCGCCGGCGGAGTCGGGGGGGCGGCGGCCGAGGCGGTGCGGTCGGTGCTCTCGGAGCTGGGCGAGATGGAGGTCGTTCGCGTCGCCATGCATCCTGGCTCCGTTCAGGGCTTCGGGCAGCTGGGTCGCGAGGGCGTTCCGACATTTCTGCTGCCGGCCAATCCGGTTAGTGCTCTGGTGGTCTTCGAAGTAATGGTTCGGCCGTTGATCCGGCTGTCGCTGGGCAAGCGCCAACCAATGCGCCGGATCGTGCAGGCTCGCACGCTATCGCCGATCACTTCGGTGGCCGGGCGTAAAGGCTACCTGCGCGGTCAGCTGATGCGGGATCAGGACACCGGTGAATACCTGGTGCAGGCGCTGGGCGGCGCTCCTGGTGCGTCGTCGCATTTACTGGCGACGCTTGCCGAAGCAAACTGTCTGGTCGTAATTCCCAGTGGCGCCGAGCAGATTCGTACCGGTGAGATCGTCGACGTCGCCTTCCTTGCTCAGCGCGGCTGA